In one Thiohalorhabdus denitrificans genomic region, the following are encoded:
- a CDS encoding DNA-binding protein, translating to MALSEEQRQRIFEAADALAERGERPTLAAVRDELGGGSYTTISEGMQAWRAARQPRPEEATLPGELAEQARAQAAELWQAARKLAREEVEAERAALHQDREAMEQAQQEAARAADRAVEEAERLRGERDQAAAEAESQRRRAEEAAAETEQERRRAEQAEAERDRLAQQVSEQGAHLERMMGALERMAVPAPEVPYAGSETGPAEEGTPDEPG from the coding sequence ATGGCCCTGTCCGAGGAGCAGCGACAGCGCATCTTCGAGGCCGCGGACGCCCTGGCGGAGCGGGGGGAGCGGCCCACCCTGGCCGCCGTGCGTGACGAACTCGGCGGGGGCAGCTACACCACGATCAGCGAGGGGATGCAGGCTTGGCGGGCGGCCCGTCAGCCCCGGCCCGAGGAGGCCACCCTCCCTGGGGAGTTGGCGGAGCAGGCCCGGGCCCAGGCCGCGGAGCTGTGGCAGGCCGCCCGGAAGCTTGCCCGGGAGGAGGTGGAGGCGGAGCGGGCGGCTCTCCACCAGGACCGCGAGGCGATGGAGCAGGCCCAGCAGGAGGCCGCCCGGGCCGCGGACCGGGCTGTCGAGGAGGCCGAACGATTGCGGGGGGAGCGGGACCAGGCCGCCGCCGAGGCGGAGAGCCAACGCCGGCGCGCCGAGGAGGCCGCCGCCGAGACGGAACAAGAGCGCCGCCGTGCCGAGCAGGCGGAGGCCGAGCGGGACCGGCTCGCCCAGCAGGTAAGCGAACAGGGCGCGCACCTGGAGCGCATGATGGGAGCCCTGGAGCGGATGGCCGTTCCCGCTCCGGAAGTGCCCTACGCAGGATCGGAGACCGGCCCGGCGGAGGAAGGCACCCCCGATGAGCCAGGATAG